The genomic window cacgccTCCAGCGGCCGAATGGCAGGGAAGTGACGACTCCTCCTTCCCTCCTTGCGTTCGATTTCCAACAGGTGTTCCCCGTCACCACTGTGAACCCAAGCACTCGAAACTGAATCTCCATGCCGAACAAGGCGCTCCTCCTAGCGGCCACACTTTCAGATTTCACACACTGCTGGCTGGCTGGCCGATGTGTGGAGTGGCCgtactaaattatccctcagtgtaaccgaacaggtgccggagtgtggcaacgaggggaatttcacagcatcttcattgcagtgttaatgtaagccttactcgtgacactaataaataagcattaAACATAAGCCGTAATTTGGTTAGGAAAAGAAACTCGACCAAGTTGAAGAAATGTGCATTTCCTTTACCAAACCCAGGCTAATTTCATTGAATCAGCCCATACTTTAGCAAGTGCAATGAATTTAATTTTATTTCCTGGATATATGAATGGACTTTTGCTTACAAATGTTGTTGCGACTGAGAAGTTAGACTGCTTGAGCTGTtgttacagtaagaagtatcacaacgccaggttaaagtgcgacaagtttatttcgtagcacaagctttcggagcgttgccccttcatcagttgagtgctctgaaagctcgtgctaccaaataaaccttttggacttcaacctggtgttgtgaaacttcttaatgtgccggcatctccacatcagagctgtCGTTGTCAGATGTATTGTTTTGTGCTCCAGACTGCAAGCCTGTACTATACTCCGGCACTTTGGCAGCAGACCTGAAGAGGGTGTGTAGCAGATGTTCTAGAACTTTAGTCTATAACCTAAAATGCACTCAAAGCAGAAATCTACCTTTCCTGAATTTAGAATTGGAAAGCCAGTAAAGATCCATTCTTATCCTAACTAGCATTGCTGTAGCACCCCCTCCGTTCCACTTGCGACAGTTTCATCTTCTACTGTGCAAATAGGTAAAGTTCGCAATTAGTTATTCAGTCAGAACTTCTGCTCCAGGAAAGCGATTCGACACACCCGCACTTTGACTACCCATTTTTATTATGTCGGTTCTCATCGAGACTTTCGATTGTGTTAAATgtaaaggcggcatggtggcactgtggttagcagtgctgcctcacactgccagggacccgggttcgattcccggctcgggtcactgtcagtgtggaatttctactttctccccgtgtctgcgtgcgtttccttcgggtgctccggtttccctcctacagtccgaaagctgtacgggttaagtggattgactatgctaaattgaccctaaagccagggggattagcaggataaatgaggcTTGCggtaatagggcttgggtgggattgtggtaggtacagactcgatggaccaaatggcctccttctgtactgtcgggattcaatgttGGCCGCTTATCCTCTCTGTGTGCCCCGCATTTGCCTTTTGTAGAGTTTTCCCAGTGTGGACGATTCAATTACTAGGTGGTATAAGTttgaggtgtgaggggcaaggtttaaagggtatgtgcgaggcaagtttttacacagagggtggttggtgcctggaacgcgATGCCACGGGAGGTCGGGGAAGCAGatatgacagtgacttttaagggacagggccaatccacctatcctgcatatctttggactgtgggtggaaatcggagcacccggaggaaacccacgcagacacggggagaatgtgcagactccacacaaacggtcacctgagaccggaattgcacctgggtccctggcgttgtgaggcagcagtgctaaccactggaccaccgTGCCACTGCTAAGGGGGCATTAAAGGTTTATTGCATCGTAATCATAATAtcatgggtggcatggcggcacagttgttcgaactgctgtctcacagtgccaggggacggGTTCCATtcgcagtttgggtcactgtctgtgcggagtctgcatgtttaaggggcgtcttgacaaatacatgaataggatgagaatagagggatatggtccccggaagggtagggggttttaggtcAGTCAGACagaatgatcggtgcaggcttggagggcagaagggcctgttcctgtgctgtaattttctttgttctttgtagatcaTGTCAGGAAATCTGCATGCAGGTTAAAGTTAGAACGCCTGAGGCCATCTCATCGAATTAACACGATCATCTTTGTAATGGGATATTTCACGCCATTCTTCAACTCATCTCTGAATTTCCTCTGAGTGATTGCATAGATAAAAGTGTTGGTGCAGCAGCTCAGGAGCTGGAGCATGAAGCCTATCTCAGGCACAAAGTTGGGCAGAGAAACTGAGAAACCCAAATAATCCAATCGTCTCAATATTGAACATACCATGAACACTACCCACAACACCATGAAATTCCCCGATATAACAAAAAGTAAGATCATGGATTTCCTTCTGTTAGCCATCTCTGGGTCGGGTGGACTCTCTCCATTGCTGTGACgctggagtctcctgcgggccctGCTGGCCACTAAAATGCTCCTGACCGTCAGTGCATTGAACAGTAGAATCAGAAGAAATGGAATAAACGGTGTTAAAACGTAATGCAGAAATTCAAAGATTGCCCAGGGCAGCGAGCGGCCTACTGCAATCAACACCAGGCAAAACCATGGACTGTTAGAAAGCCAATATCGACTTGTGTACAGAAAATACCAGGAAATGTTCTTCACACAGCTCACCACAGTCACTGTTCCTAGGACAACGAGGGCCGTTTTATCTGTGCAGTACTTAGCTCTAAGTTTCGGAGAACAAATGGCTATAAATCGATCAAATGTGaaggtgacggtgaaccagacggaACAGTCTGTGgcagcataaagcaggacggcgtggatgttacataAGGGGACCATGCGCATAAACCTAAACTGTTCGCGATAGACGATAGGAATTTGCCTCAGTATTAGGTCGAAGATAATAACCAGTAGATCTgtcgctgccatggccaccagatagtgagtgacacatttggatagACCGCACTTCCCCCGAGACAGGATCGCAATCGTCACCAGGTTAACTGCAATGGGAAATAACAGAATTATTCAACAGATGCGGTGGAATAGAAAACGCTGAATGCATTACCATTGAAACTGCAGAGTAGTTTATAAAATCTGTATATTAATGttatgaccataagaccataagaaataggagcagaattaggccactcggcccatcgagactagttcgccattcaatcatggctgattctttttctcatccccattctgctgccttttccccattacccctgatccccttaacaATCAAGAAACTTTCTAACTTAGCATTAAAGctagtcaatgacctggcctccacagccctctgcagaaaagagtttcacagattcaccactctttggctgaagaaattcctcctcatctctgttttgaaggatcgtccctttagcctgaggctgtgccctctggttctagcttttcctactcgtggaaacatcctcttcatgtccactctatccaggccttacagtatcctgtaagtttcaacaaggtcccccctcatccttctaaactcctgtgaatacaggcccagagtcctcaactgttcctcatacagcaagcttcacattccagggatcattcttgacaACCTCCCCTGTCCCCTTTCCacggccagtacatccttccttagatatggggtccaaaactgctcacaatactccaaatggggtctgaccagagccttatacaacctcagaagaacatccctgctcttgtgttctagccttctcgacatgaatgctaacattccatttgcctttctaacttccgactgaacctgcacattaaccttaagagagtcttgaacaatgaatcccaaatccctttgtgtttctgatttcctgagaattttcccatttagaaaatagtctatgcctccattcctccttccaaagtgcataacctcacagtttccacattgtattccatcggccacttctttgcccgctctcctaatctgtccaatTCCTtttgcagtccccctgcttcctcaatactacctatccctctacatatctttgtatcatctgcaaacttaacagtgccttcagttccttcctccaaatcgttaatgtatattgtgaaaagttgtggttccagcactgacacctgaggcacaccactggtgaaaagtggtgaaaaagacccctttatccccactctctgccttctgccagtcaaccaaacctctattcatgccaggatcttacccttaataccatgggctcttaacttatttaaaagtttccgaagcggcaccttgtcaaaggccttctagaaatctaaataattcacgtccactggttctcctttgtctaacttccatgttacctcctcaaagaactttaacagatttgtcagccatgatctccccttgacaacgacgtgctgactcagtcctactttataatATTCTCGTCATAAAGAtactgtttttgatttgatttattattgtcacatgtattgtgatacagtgaaatgtattgtttcttgtgcactatagagacgaggcataccgttcatagagtacagaggggagaaggattggatttgatttattattgtcacatgtattgtgatacagtgaaaaggattgtttcgtgtgcactacacagacaaagcataccgttcatagagaaggaaaggagagagagcagaatgtagtgttacagccacagctaTGGTgtcgagaaaggtcagcttaatgcgagtcgccaaatctgtaagagattggattaaagcattgttactgagttttaaagagttagagAAGTGTTTTAAAAGCACAGAGCGAGAGTGAAAAATAGAATTGGAGGGTAAGCTGGAAACAGATCGCAAGAAGTCGCttcactccggcgccatcttgaaacaGATTTCATTTGCAGTATGTGGATGAGAGTTGCATTAAGTGATGAAATCTAAATATCTGACATATGGATGCAGTCTGCAATCAGAGCAATCGGAAACGTATCAGCAAATAATCAAACCAAAACTTCAAGTGAGGTTTCGGTGATGAAGCTgcgaaaagacatttgataaaagaCAATCAGACAGAGTCACAGATAATcagcgaatccctacagtacaaaaggagaccatttagcccatcgagccttcaccaacAACAACTCCGCACAATCCCTATCCCCTTGAcgccatctatttaccctgcaaatcgccCTGACACCAACGGACaaattaccacggccaatccaccgaacacacACATGTTTGgagactaagaggcaatttagcatggcaaatccatctaacctgcacatctttggacactaagggacaatttagcacgcccaatccacctaacccgcacatctttggacactaaggggcaatttagcatggcaaatccatctaacttgcacatctttgggcactaagggacaatatagcacggccaatccacctaacccgcacatctttggacactaaggggcaatttcgcatggccaatccacctaacctgcacatctttgggcacaaaggggcaatttagcatagcaaatccacgtaaccaccacatctttggacactaaggggcaatttagcatggccattccccctagccagcacgtcctccagactgtgagaggaatgcagagcaccaggagaaaacctacacagacacggggagaacatgcagactcaacgCAGCcattcacccgaggccagaaacgAATccggtcactggcactgtgaggcagttccgctaaccactgtgccaccatgccacccaggttATAACTATATTGTAGGGCTGTTAGCATCATTATAATCCATAGGTTAAATTTGGTAATAGCAGAATGGATATACAAATGTATAAGGGATGAAAAAAAAGTGCTCTCGTTCCAGGCAATTTTTTTGGGGACTgaacaaagacaaagaaaagTAAACCACGGGAACagacctttcggccctccaaatctGTGGCATTCATCATGCCTGAACTAAgctgaaaaaaaaccttctgcccttactcggtccatatccctctattccctccctattcatgtagccATTCAGATGccgcttaaatgttgctaatgtgtctgtttctgctacctcctctggcagcgcgttccaggcacccacaactctctgcgtgaagaacctccCTCGCGCATCTCCCTTgagctttccccctctcaccttgagcatgtgcccctttgtaattgacacttccagccTGGGGGAAAAAGCCCCTGcctatccaccctctctatgcctctcatcattttgtagacctctatcaggtctccactcagcgtccgtccttccagtgaaaacaatccaagcttattcaacctcttctcatagccaacgccctcgagaccaggcaacatcctggtgaacctgctcTCTCCAAAGCGTCAGTGCAATGATTACAGTGAGGCATTTCCCAGTATTGGACTCAGGATCACTGTTCCTTTTTGAAACATGAATGAGTTGGATTTCGGGGGTGCTTTGCACAATTCCGAAATTTGCAGATGTCAGGAACAATAGAAGTGCAGTAAAGAGCAGACAATGATTCCCTTGCGAGTGGACATTGGAAGGAAGGTGGATTGGGAAGACATATAGCCGATACGGTTCCGCAGAGGAATTTGTGAAGAATAGATTACGACATTTTAGATAGTAAAAAGGAGGAAGAAAGGGAAAGAATTTAACTGGTGCAATTTGAAATGGAGCACAAAGACAAAGAGACTAGAGTCGTACCTGTTTACAACTTTGAAATGGGCAGCAGGATATCAAAATAGTGGGAAAACAAACAAATGAGTTCCTCAGCTTTTTAAATATCAATAAAAGATATGTTATATCTTGACATTCAACGGTGTTGAATatcaatcactgaatcccccactttcaacatccttgggttcaccattggccagaaactcaactggactcaccacataaacactgtggctacaagagcaggtcagaacctaggaatactgcagtgagtaactcaccttctggctccccccaaagcctgtccacaaggcacaagtaaggagtgtgatggaatactccccacttgcctggatgagtgaacctcgaacaacattcaagaagcccgACACCATCCAGCATAAAGCAACCCCGCTTGGTcgccaccccatccacaaacattcaccccctccaccagcgAAGCACAGTAGcagcactgtgtaccatctacaagatgcactgcagcaattcaccaaagatccttagacagcaccttccagatcaacGAGCGCTTCCATCTaagaggacaagagcagcagatacatgcgaacatcaccacctgcaagttcccctccactcagcgccctgacttggaaatatattggccgttccttcacagtcgctgggtcaaaatcctggaattccctcttgaACGGCAtggtgggttaacccacagcctgtggactgcagcgattcaagaaggcagctcaccaccacattctcaagggaaactagggatgggcaataaatgctggccagccagcgacacccatgtcccgttGCATGATTGATCTAAGAGCAGGTCACATGctttgatggtaatgccatttggGTATTTCATGGGTTTGTACTCTTAGTcccagtttgtactctgtgccatGCAGAGATAATCTCTCTCAATAAACCTGCTGTGTGTTAGTTTCAATCTACGCGTGCAAACatcattttcttttttgtttaaaaccccaaGCCCCTAACACAGTTAGGACTTCAGAGAAGCCAGGGTGGCACggagacacaatggttagcactgctgcctcacagtgccagggaatcctgttcgattcccggcttgggtcactgtctatatggagtctgcatgttctccccttatctgcgtgggtttcctccgatttcctcccgcagtctgaaagacgcgctggttaggagcattggccgtgccaagttctccctcagtgttacccgaacaggcgccagagtgtggcgactaggagattttcacagcaacttcactgcagtgataatgtaagactacttgtgacactcagaaataaacttcaacttaaacATTAGAGAGCGCATAAAACATTAAACTGCACTGAAtttcattaagtttatttattagtgtcacatgccgACTTACatgaacacggcaatgaagttactgcgaaaatccccgagtcaccacactgttCGGTGAATCATTATTTATATTTTACCATTCAGATAATCGAGTAGGGGTTAGAGTGTGCAAATCTGAGCACCAGAACTTAGAAAAAATGTGAATGGTTTGGAGAGCCTTCATATaatgatttgtttttattcaattcgtgggacatggacatcatgagctgggccagcatttattgcccatccctagttgccccttggagggcagttgagagtcagccacattgctgtggctctggagtcacatgtaggccagaccgggtaaggacagcagatttccttccctgaaggaaccagatgggtttttccgacaatcgacaatgatttcatggttatcagtcgaTTCATAATTCCACCACGCTTTAGAAAGGGGGGaatggtcttggagggagtgcagcctgGGTTTACAGAACTCATGAGACTTCAGCGGTTGTTATCATGAGGAATGATACAAAATAGACCTGTTTTTCTCTGGACTATAGAAAGTTAAGGAgtgatctgatcaaagtcttcaagatACTAACAGGAAAAGATCAGGCAGATAAAGatgaactatttccactggttggaggttCTAGAACGTGGAGACAATAATCAAAACATTCTGACCAGACCTTTCAGGAGAGACGTTAGGAAGCACTTCGAGATATTCGTTTCAGTTTTAAGGTAAAGTTGatgtattaatgtcacaagtaggcttacattcacactgcaatgaagttactgtgaaaatccaccagttttcacactcctgtttgggtaatactgagggagaatttagaatggacaatgccccgaaccagcacgtctttcacactggaccaggaagccagagcacccggaggaaactcatgcagacacaaggaaagcgtacaaacccccacagacagtcacccaagccgggaatcgaacccgggacccttggtattgtgaggcagcagtgctaaccactgtgccaccgcgccacccaaaATGGGGGTAGATATATAATATACAATACAATGCATCGCCTTTCTCGTGAGCTTGTTCTGTTGTTGTGTTCATGTGGATACTTTCTTAGAATCGTACAgggcagaagggggtcatttggcccattgagtctgcaccgacttcaaACCCACCcacgccatatccccataaccccatgcatttacccgagctagtccccctgatgctaaggggcactttagcatggccaatccacctaaaccgcacatctttggggtgtgggaggaaaccggagaacccagaggaaacccatgcggacacgtgggagaacgtacaaactcctcacagacagtgaccctagccaggaatcgaacccaggtcccaggcggtatgaggcagcagtgctaaccaatgcgccactgtgctgcccctacaattcatagaatcatagaaaccctacagtgcagaaggaggccattcggcccatcgggtctgcaccgaccacaatcccacccaggcccctacccccacatatttaccagctaatccctctaacctacacatctcaggactctaaggggcaatttttaacctggccaatcaacctaacccgcacatctttggactgtgggaggaaaccggagcacccggaggaaacccacgcagacacgaggagaatgtgcaaactccacacagacagtgacccaagccgggaatcgaacccgggaccctggagctgtgaagcagcagtgctaaccactgtgctaccgtgccgcccctattaacTATATAAAATCGAGTATTAAGTAGGGGACAAAACATTTTCTCATCTGACACTGGGGCTAAGCTTTTGCAAATTGATGGGTGCTATAGTTTGAAGGAGTTAATATAGATCGCAAGATTGATCCAAATTGAAGGGAAATAGAATGAATGATTGAGTTGAAACCAATAAATGCAATTTCACATCAAAATGTATAACGTTCGCAACAATCCGTGACTTACCGGGAACTCCGACTGCAGCGAGCACAGGGTAGTAAATCTCCTGTGAATCTTGAAGCGCCCGTAGAATCTGGAGTTTGACCAGGAATCCAAGACCCATTGTTTCCCCTTGGACGAGAATCAACGATTGACTATTGATTCTGACTGTACATCTCTGAACAACGCAATGAAAGAATGCCTCTTACTTATAGGACAAGCTCAGCTTCTTGATATCTTGTCCCTTGCTGACTGGCCTTACTTACAGTCGATGAACAAACAGGTGGAAAAAAAACAACTTTCATTCCAAGAACAATCGAAATCCCAAAGTAGAGAATGTGATGAGTCCAAGTCCACGGGGATGAGAAGGTTTTCCCAAAGCTGCCTTCTACAAAACACAAAATCAGGAGACATTTGGTTGCTCAAGTGCGTCAAATAAACACTAAAAGGTGAATTTTGCTTATCTACAAACTGTTAATTTTTATAaacgcaaaacactgcggatgccggaatctgagacaaaaacagaaaaatgttggaaaatctcagctggtctgacagcgtccgtgcagacagaacagagccaacgtttcgaacctGGATGACCTTTCTTCAGAGCTCAATATCAATTGCACTACGATCATCGCACTATCTATACATGCCATGACTGTAAACATGTCTAGAAAATCTATTCCGCTCTGCTATCAGCCATggatggaatggcggagcagactcgatgggctgagtggcccaattcttctcctatgtcttatggtcttatggtctactaTTATAGGaagataggaattaggagcagaagtcggcaaattcagcccttcaagcctgatccaccattcaaaaaAGAGCAAAgagtattacagcacaggaacaggcccttctgccctccaagcgtGTGCCAATCATGATTCCCTAaccaaactaaaaccgtatgcacttacagattctgtatccttccattcccatcctattcatgtatttggctGGTTGCCCTTAAATGCCACCATCGTAACTGGTCCCACGACCTCCCCGacgcagcatgttccagacattcaccaccctctgtgtaaacaaaacttgccttgcacatctcctctaaacgttTCCCCACGCACATTAAGCCTATCTCCCCGAGTACATGACTTGTCTACTCTTgggaagagcatctgactatccattctgtccatgccactcataatcctgtaaacctctatcaggtcgccccacaacctccgtcgctccagtgagaacaaaccaaggtttatccaacctctcctcaatcagatcatggctgacctctccctggtctcaaatccacctccccacctgttcccatagccccttatccctttttattAGTAAGATACCTATCTCCTTGTTGAAACCATTCAaccattcagactccaccgcgctatagagcagcgagttccacaaattcaccaccctctgcgagaagtagatcctcctcacctcagttttaaatctatcgcctctcaacctatccctgtgacctct from Mustelus asterias chromosome 31, sMusAst1.hap1.1, whole genome shotgun sequence includes these protein-coding regions:
- the LOC144481660 gene encoding putative G-protein coupled receptor 139 yields the protein MGLGFLVKLQILRALQDSQEIYYPVLAAVGVPVNLVTIAILSRGKCGLSKCVTHYLVAMAATDLLVIIFDLILRQIPIVYREQFRFMRMVPLCNIHAVLLYAATDCSVWFTVTFTFDRFIAICSPKLRAKYCTDKTALVVLGTVTVVSCVKNISWYFLYTSRYWLSNSPWFCLVLIAVGRSLPWAIFEFLHYVLTPFIPFLLILLFNALTVRSILVASRARRRLQRHSNGESPPDPEMANRRKSMILLFVISGNFMVLWVVFMVCSILRRLDYLGFSVSLPNFVPEIGFMLQLLSCCTNTFIYAITQRKFRDELKNGVKYPITKMIVLIR